One segment of Streptosporangium brasiliense DNA contains the following:
- a CDS encoding GntR family transcriptional regulator, with amino-acid sequence MIEFYLDDRSGVSPYLQLVQQVRQALRLGLLREGDQLPTVKEVVARLAINPNTVLKAYRELEHAGLAAARPGVGTFVTKTLTDASLAAHAPLRQDLRRWLAKARLAGLDDESIEALFMTTFRTAVQEDIA; translated from the coding sequence GTGATCGAGTTCTACCTGGACGACCGGTCCGGTGTCTCGCCGTACCTGCAACTGGTCCAGCAGGTACGGCAGGCGCTGCGGCTGGGCCTGCTGCGTGAGGGCGACCAGCTCCCGACCGTCAAGGAGGTGGTGGCGCGGCTGGCGATCAACCCCAACACGGTGCTCAAGGCGTACCGCGAGCTGGAGCACGCGGGTCTGGCGGCTGCCCGGCCGGGGGTCGGGACGTTCGTGACGAAGACACTGACCGACGCCTCGCTGGCCGCGCACGCCCCGTTACGTCAGGACCTGCGGCGCTGGCTGGCCAAGGCCCGCCTGGCCGGCCTCGACGACGAGAGCATCGAGGCCCTGTTCATGACCACCTTTCGGACCGCTGTTCAGGAGGACATAGCGTGA
- a CDS encoding ABC transporter permease — MLVLPALVGLFWGAPLISRELEAGTHLLVWNQSVTRTRWLAAKLALTGLAAVAAACLCSLAVTWWSGPLDRSAAPGFALMDPLVFGARGIVPMGYAAFAFVLGVTVGMLARRTLPAMAVTLAVFAALQIALPLLVRPHLLPPVTSTFELGPANVETFGLPRGGGSPRVTLEPAIPGHTGAWVLSSHLVDPSGHPVGTDAAGATVQVSVTSGPCALSEAQGQGRNGPDGCLAEVNRLGYRQAATYQPFDRFWPLQWIETGIYALLTLGLTGFCFRWIRGRLS; from the coding sequence GTGCTGGTCCTTCCGGCCCTGGTCGGGCTCTTCTGGGGAGCACCGCTGATCAGCCGGGAGCTGGAGGCCGGCACGCACCTGCTGGTGTGGAACCAGAGCGTCACCCGCACCCGCTGGCTGGCCGCCAAACTCGCGCTCACCGGCCTGGCCGCCGTAGCCGCCGCCTGTCTGTGCAGCCTCGCGGTGACCTGGTGGTCCGGCCCCCTGGACAGGTCCGCCGCCCCGGGCTTCGCGCTGATGGACCCCCTGGTGTTCGGCGCGCGCGGGATCGTCCCCATGGGGTACGCGGCCTTCGCCTTCGTCCTGGGCGTGACCGTGGGGATGCTCGCCCGCCGTACCCTGCCCGCCATGGCCGTCACCCTGGCCGTCTTCGCCGCCCTCCAGATCGCCCTGCCGCTGCTGGTCCGGCCCCACCTGCTCCCGCCGGTCACCTCGACCTTCGAGCTCGGCCCCGCGAACGTGGAAACGTTCGGCCTGCCCCGCGGCGGCGGATCTCCGCGAGTGACCCTGGAGCCGGCGATACCCGGCCACACGGGCGCCTGGGTCCTGTCCAGCCACCTCGTCGACCCGTCCGGACATCCGGTCGGCACCGACGCCGCCGGCGCCACCGTTCAGGTGTCCGTGACATCAGGACCCTGCGCGCTGTCCGAGGCGCAAGGGCAGGGAAGGAACGGCCCGGACGGGTGCCTGGCCGAGGTCAACCGGCTGGGCTACCGGCAGGCGGCGACCTACCAGCCCTTCGACCGTTTCTGGCCCCTCCAGTGGATCGAGACCGGGATCTACGCCCTCCTCACCCTCGGGCTGACGGGGTTCTGCTTCCGGTGGATCCGCGGGCGCCTGTCATGA
- a CDS encoding GntR family transcriptional regulator has protein sequence MSQGISTLNRAAYERLRADILSGRLRPGDRLKFAALSERYGTSASVLREALAKLSAEKLVVETPRRGFRVVPLSTEDLEDLTAVRCDIECMAFRHSIERGDLAWESRLIAAHHTLENTPMTVDGDPELFREEWAKAHSHFHVTLFDACGSRRLHELAVSLRDSAELYRHWSRPIGKDQDRDIAGEHRRLLEAALARDADTGAARLRAHITRTTHVLLDAVSGVGS, from the coding sequence ATGAGCCAGGGAATCAGCACGCTCAACAGGGCCGCGTACGAGCGGCTGCGAGCCGACATCCTCAGCGGGCGACTACGCCCAGGTGATCGGCTCAAGTTCGCCGCACTCTCGGAGCGCTACGGGACCAGCGCCAGCGTCCTGCGCGAGGCGCTGGCGAAGCTCAGCGCGGAGAAGCTCGTGGTGGAGACGCCCAGGCGGGGCTTCCGGGTGGTTCCGCTCTCGACGGAAGATCTCGAAGACCTCACCGCCGTACGGTGCGACATCGAATGCATGGCCTTCCGCCACTCCATCGAACGCGGGGACCTGGCCTGGGAGAGCCGCCTCATCGCGGCGCATCACACGCTGGAGAACACACCCATGACGGTGGACGGCGACCCCGAGCTCTTCCGCGAGGAATGGGCGAAGGCCCACTCGCACTTCCACGTGACGCTGTTCGACGCCTGTGGCAGCCGTCGGCTGCACGAGCTCGCCGTCTCCCTCCGTGACAGCGCGGAGCTCTACCGCCACTGGTCACGCCCGATCGGCAAGGATCAGGACCGGGACATCGCCGGCGAACACCGCCGGTTGCTGGAGGCGGCCCTCGCCCGCGACGCCGACACCGGAGCGGCGAGGCTGCGGGCCCACATCACCCGTACGACCCACGTCCTGCTGGACGCGGTCAGCGGCGTCGGCAGCTGA
- a CDS encoding ATP-binding cassette domain-containing protein, whose protein sequence is MGAERLHHRHPGRARRRAGGAPNGAGKTTLLKLAGGRLAPTSGSITVLGGPPAGGPVQLAKIGFVAQNAPVYAGMSVADHLRSGSRLNPGWDDALARERVGRLGLDPSQRAGKLSGGQRAQLALTLGLAKRPELLILDEPVASLDPLARREFLQGLMEAVVEHEFSVVLSSHLVADLERTCDYLIVLVDSRVRVAGEVDRLLATHHRLTGPRRDPDRLPADQHVVSVRHTDRQSTLVVRTDATIHDPAWTVSRLSLEDLVLAYMEKPAAARRVVLEVQR, encoded by the coding sequence ATGGGCGCTGAGAGACTGCACCATCGACATCCCGGCCGGGCACGTCGTCGGGCTGGTGGGGCCCCCAACGGGGCCGGCAAGACCACGCTGCTGAAGCTGGCCGGGGGCCGGCTGGCGCCGACGTCCGGCAGCATCACCGTGCTCGGCGGCCCTCCCGCCGGCGGGCCGGTGCAACTGGCCAAGATCGGATTCGTCGCCCAGAACGCCCCCGTCTACGCCGGGATGAGCGTCGCCGACCATCTGCGATCAGGGAGCCGGCTCAACCCCGGCTGGGACGACGCGCTCGCGCGGGAGCGCGTCGGACGGCTCGGGCTCGACCCCTCGCAGCGGGCGGGAAAGCTGTCGGGCGGCCAGCGCGCCCAGCTCGCCCTCACCTTGGGCCTGGCCAAACGGCCCGAGCTGCTGATCCTGGACGAGCCGGTCGCCTCGCTCGACCCGCTCGCCCGCCGCGAGTTCCTGCAGGGCCTGATGGAGGCCGTCGTCGAGCACGAGTTCAGCGTGGTGCTCTCCTCCCACCTGGTCGCCGACCTGGAGCGGACGTGTGACTACCTGATCGTGCTGGTCGACTCGCGCGTCCGGGTGGCGGGAGAGGTCGACAGGCTCCTGGCCACCCATCACCGGCTCACCGGCCCGCGACGCGACCCCGACCGGCTGCCCGCCGACCAGCATGTCGTCTCCGTGCGCCACACTGACCGGCAGAGCACCCTCGTCGTCCGCACCGACGCCACGATCCACGATCCCGCCTGGACGGTCAGCCGGCTCAGCCTGGAAGACCTCGTCCTCGCCTACATGGAGAAGCCCGCCGCCGCCCGGCGCGTCGTACTGGAGGTCCAGCGATGA
- a CDS encoding NADP-dependent oxidoreductase, translating to MRALHIDTFGGPEVVTVRELPAPEPDRDEVLVRTVASSINPVDVKTREGAIRGGVPPLPMTLGWDLAGVVLDPGGSGLSVGERVIAMSAQLAAGRGTWADLISLPVHTLAIAPLNVSLVEAATLPLPGLTATQTLDWLDVSSGWRLLVTGAAGAVGGLAVQLARSRGIAVDALVSRPAHLELVAGLGAQRVVTDVAELDRRHYDAVFDTCGAAVGETVADGGRYATIASEHGTPPDLSHRGVTTTLHQVKEDGAGLAELVKLVETGDLRLRLDSSFPIAEVRKAYERLATRGLNGKVALVF from the coding sequence TTGCGCGCACTGCACATCGACACGTTCGGCGGGCCGGAGGTGGTGACGGTCCGGGAGCTTCCCGCTCCTGAGCCGGACAGGGACGAGGTCCTCGTCCGGACCGTGGCCAGCAGCATCAACCCGGTGGACGTCAAAACCCGCGAAGGCGCGATACGCGGTGGCGTCCCCCCTCTGCCGATGACCCTCGGCTGGGACCTGGCGGGCGTCGTCCTCGATCCCGGCGGCAGCGGGCTGAGTGTCGGCGAACGCGTGATCGCGATGTCGGCCCAGCTCGCGGCCGGCCGTGGCACGTGGGCGGACCTGATCTCCCTGCCCGTCCACACCCTCGCGATCGCGCCGCTGAACGTGAGCCTGGTCGAGGCGGCCACCCTGCCGCTGCCCGGCCTCACCGCCACCCAGACCCTCGACTGGCTCGACGTCTCCAGCGGCTGGCGGCTGCTGGTCACCGGCGCCGCGGGAGCCGTGGGCGGGCTCGCCGTGCAACTGGCGCGGTCGCGGGGCATCGCGGTCGATGCGCTGGTGTCCCGTCCGGCACACTTGGAGCTCGTCGCCGGGCTGGGCGCTCAGAGGGTCGTGACGGATGTCGCCGAGCTCGACCGGCGACACTACGACGCGGTGTTCGACACCTGCGGGGCCGCTGTCGGAGAAACGGTCGCCGACGGCGGCCGGTACGCCACGATCGCCAGCGAGCACGGCACCCCTCCGGACCTGAGCCACCGGGGTGTCACCACGACACTGCACCAGGTCAAGGAGGACGGGGCGGGCCTGGCCGAGCTGGTCAAGCTGGTAGAAACAGGCGATCTGCGGCTACGCCTCGATTCGAGCTTCCCCATCGCCGAGGTGCGCAAGGCGTACGAACGCCTGGCGACCCGGGGGCTCAACGGGAAGGTCGCCCTGGTGTTCTAG